From a single Clupea harengus chromosome 24, Ch_v2.0.2, whole genome shotgun sequence genomic region:
- the LOC116219047 gene encoding cadherin EGF LAG seven-pass G-type receptor 2-like, translating into MATDHVFKVFLILGVVLPYSSWCLPTVTNVNCQKESEISLGNIDEGYTGEVDILRGIPSGESLVLEAHLFPGVTFLKFNYTAGDSSAIISTSKPLDADTVGVGGLLYYAVKCSGTGLKNIRLLTILDRNDNPPIFQQSEYSATISETLGVGSSVVKVLAVDADATDANNRVTYSIQAPEPSVFEIRVDGLVQVKERLNYNTGSRYTFTVEAQDPGGLSDTATVTIEVTDFDNMNPYFDHSLYEATIPENQRGPLPSVLPAAIKAQDGDTGINQTVTYSITAVSPIKYQDSFTIAANIGIVSVTTPLDREEIASVTVQIKAVQQDDSFKTANAMVVVSIEDINDNPPKFDKADYSVAVLENSPGGSFVLQPKVTDEDLGGFIGTIRLIPDTVPFSVSQDGTITVKTSVGLDRETAPSFQFQVEAREDAAPNNIVTASVNISLLDVNDNSPQFGSAQYEGKVFINQTQGMLVVKVEASDPDEGVNGQVTYSIDGGNQDGYFAISADTGEVTLAKVIPLEENRFLRFSLYVTAKDGGDISRASSVVVDILAQDPRPHFLQRTYQARVEEERDAPMQILKVAFLSVAPVFPVVLQVETEADKFSIDNNGVLSTTAKLDYETKANYSVQLSLSDGTNRDEAVVAVEVLDINDNSPVFAVNPITISISEDAEDGENVTVVTASDVDVGYNGEVRYSLQGSEGRFSVNPESGLIYVATPLDREEQDEINLEVIAMDQGRPARSATATVVVTVTDVNDNKPVFSMAQYYITVSEVDEPGLLLANLTATDKDEGMNADVSYHIAKQDPATTPTTFKLDVATGGLTLEEKLDYGVAKRYILTVEAVDRGMPARTGNTMVTVQVKDVNNNPPEFSQERYDVAVPENLAGEAVLVSLEVTDKDTDGFSNGHFIMTSDIFNINKMGAISLNSNATLDREKQDIYTFQIVAVDQPSDGLSATAQVNITIMDINDNNPEFLPFPSPIAIVEGKYTAVAPGVMCQIRAEDKDAGENGRVTISTSSYSETFTFKEDGTLVALAELNREIQDSYDLVIIATDHGKPQRQF; encoded by the exons ttacTAATGTGAACTGCCAGAAGGAATCAGAGATATCGCTCGGGAATATCGATGAAGGCTACACAg GTGAGGTGGACATCCTGCGGGGGATTCCCAGCGGTGAGAGCCTGGTGTTGGAGGCTCATCTTTTTCCCGGAGTCACGTTTCTGAAGTTCAACTATACCGCTGGGGACTCGTCCGCCATTATCAGCACAAGCAAGCCACTGGATGCTGATACTGTGGGG GTTGGTGGATTGTTATACTATGCTGTGAAATGCTCTGGGACTGGG CTGAAGAACATTCGCTTACTGACTATCTTGGACAGGAATGATAATCCACCAATCTTTCAGCAATCAGAGTATAGTGCAACAATCTCTGAG ACACTGGGTGTGGGCTCCTCAGTGGTGAAAGTACTGGCAGTGGATGCTGATGCCACTGATGCCAACAACAGAGTGACCTACTCCATCCAG GCTCCAGAACCAAGTGTGTTTGAGATAAGGGTCGATGGACTGGTTCAGGTGAAGGAACGCCTAAACTACAACACAGGCAGTCGCTACACATTCACAGTGGAAGCACAA GACCCTGGAGGCCTCTCGGACACTGCGACTGTGACAATTGAGGTGACAGACTTTGACAACATGAACCCTTATTTTGATCACAGTCTCTATGAGGCCACCATACCAGAAAATCAG AGAGGGCCTCTGCCTTCAGTCCTACCAGCGGCTATAAAGGCCCAAGATGGCGATACGGGCATCAACCAGACGGTGACATACAGCATCACAGCAG TGTCCCCAATCAAGTACCAGGATTCCTTTACCATTGCTGCGAATATTGGAATTGTAAGTGTGACAACCCCACTGGATCGAGAAGAAATAGCCTCTGTGACTGTGCAGATAAAG GCAGTACAGCAGGATGACAGCTTTAAGACGGCCAACGCCATGGTGGTAGTTAGCATTGAGGACATCAATGACAACCCCCCGAAGTTTGACAAGGCCGACTACTCCGTTGCGGTTCTGGAAAATTCTCCGGGGGGCTCCTTCGTTCTCCAACCCAAAGTCACAGATGAAGACCTG GGAGGATTCATTGGAACAATCCGGCTCATTCCAGACACCGTGCCCTTTTCAGTTAGCCAAGATGGCACCATAACGGTTAAGACGTCGGTTGGTCTGGATAGGGAGACTGCCCCCAGCTTCCAATTTCAG gTCGAAGCCAGAGAAGACGCTGCTCCCAATAACATAGTGACAGCTAGTGTTAACATCAGCCTTCTGGACGTGAACGACAACAGTCCCCAGTTTGGGAGCGCCCAGTACGAGGGCAAAGTCTTCATCAATCAGACTCAAGGAATGCTGGTTGTCAAG GTTGAGGCATCAGACCCAGACGAGGGTGTGAACGGACAGGTGACTTACTCCATTGACGGTGGCAACCAGGATGGTTACTTCGCAATCAGTGCAGACACCGGGGAGGTCACCCTGGCAAAAGTCATCCCACTGGAGGAAAACAGATTCCTGCGGTTCTCCCTATATGTGACAGCCAAAGATG GTGGCGACATTTCCCGAGCATCCTCAGTGGTGGTGGACATCCTGGCTCAGGACCCCAGGCCCCACTTCCTCCAGCGCACCTATCAGgcgagagtggaagaagagagggatgctCCAATGCAGATCCTTAAA GTAGCATTCCTGTCTGTTGCTCCTGTCTTCCCAGTGGTGCTTCAGGTGGAAACTGAGGCTGACAAGTTCTCCATAGACAACAATGGGGTGCTGTCCACCACGGCCAAACTGGACTACGAGACCAAGGCGAACTATAGTGTCCAGCTGTCTCTGTCAGACGGCACCAATCGTGACGAGGCGGTTGTGGCGGTTGAGGTGCTGGACATCAACGACAACAGCCCCGTGTTTGCGGTCAACCCCATCACCATCAGTATATCAGAGGATGCAGAGGATGGGGAGAATGTCACCGTGGTGACAGCCTCCGATGTGGATGTGGGGTACAATGGTGAGGTTCGCTACAGCCTGCAGGGTAGTGAGGGAAGGTTCAGCGTGAACCCTGAGTCAGGACTGATCTATGTGGCCACGCCCCTTGACAGAGAAGAGCAGGATGAGATCAACCTCGAGGTCATCGCAATGGACCAAGGTCGGCCCGCTCGCTCGGCAACTGCAACCGTGGTCGTCACAGTAACCGATGTCAACGATAACAAACCGGTCTTCTCCATGGCGCAGTACTACATCACTGTCTCAGAGGTCGACGAGCCCGGCTTGCTACTGGCCAACCTGACGGCGACAGACAAGGACGAAGGGATGAACGCTGACGTCTCGTACCACATCGCCAAGCAGGACCCAGCCACGACACCCACGACGTTCAAGCTGGACGTCGCCACCGGAGGGCTCACGCTGGAAGAGAAGCTGGATTACGGCGTCGCCAAGCGGTACATCCTGACAGTGGAGGCAGTGGACAGAGGCATGCCGGCCCGGACAGGGAACACCATGGTGACGGTGCAGGTGAAGGACGTGAATAATAACCCGCCAGAGTTTAGCCAGGAGCGCTACGACGTGGCCGTGCCAGAAAACTTGGCCGGAGAGGCGGTGCTGGTGTCCCTGGAGGTCACGGACAAGGATACg GATGGCTTCTCTAATGGACATTTCATCATGACCAGTGATATTTTCAACATCAATAAAATGGGCGCTATCTCCCTCAATAGCAATGCCACTttggacagagagaagcaggacaTCTACACTTTTCAG ATTGTGGCAGTGGACCAGCCGTCGGACGGCCTGAGTGCGACTGCTCAAGTTAACATCACCATCATGGACATCAACGACAACAACCCCGAATTCCTCCCATTCCCCTCACCAATCGCCATTGTCGAGGGGAAGTACACAGCGGTAGCCCCGGGGGTGATGTGCCAGATCCGGGCCGAGGACAAGGACGCAGGGGAGAACGGCCGTGTGACCATTTCCACGTCATCCTACAGCGAGACCTTCACTTTCAAGGAG GATGGGACTCTAGTGGCTCTGGCTGAACTGAACAGAGAAATACAGGACTCGTACGACCTGGTCATCATCGCCACTGACCATGGCAAACCCCAGAGACAG TTCTGA